The Symphalangus syndactylus isolate Jambi chromosome 3, NHGRI_mSymSyn1-v2.1_pri, whole genome shotgun sequence genome has a segment encoding these proteins:
- the CFAP95 gene encoding cilia- and flagella-associated protein 95 isoform X3 — MDSLDRSCQDWCDSKQHWLEIGPPDLVERKGSLTLRSHHKKYSKPVLVYSWHHDREAFPKDYDIEDPEKVKKLCNSTYRRLGTDESPIWISETHEKLSQMCLNTEWAEMKSKALLNEETVSSGIIERVTGLPATGFGAVFPRHPPDRSKMLIPVKMIIP; from the exons ATGGATAGCCTTGACAGATCCTGCCAGGACTGGTGCGACAGCAAGCAACACTGGTTGGAGATCGGACCCCCGGACTTGGTGGAGCGCAAGGGCTCCCTGACCCTCCGCTCCCATCACAAGAAATACTCGAAGCCGGTGTTGGTGTATTCCTG GCACCATGACAGAGAAGCTTTTCCCAAAGATTATGATATAGAGGATCCCGAGAAAGTTAAAAAACTGTGTAATTCAACATATCGGCGACTTGGAACCGATGAATCTCCA ATTTGGATATCAGAAACACATGAAAAGTTGTCACAAATGTGTTTAAACACAGAATGGGCTGAAATGAAGAGCAAGGCTTTATTGAATGAGGAAACAGTGAGCTCTGGGATTATTGAAAG GGTCACCGGATTGCCTGCCACAGGTTTTGGAGCTGTCTTTCCTAGACATCCACCAGATCGGAGCAAAAT